The stretch of DNA TCAATCCTTCGACCGAGGCGGCCACCAGATGGGTGATACCGGCCAGTTGCGATTTGCTCAGGCCGGCGGGGGTTTTCAGTTTCAGGACAATCGAGGCGGTGGCTTCCTTCTGATCCCGGGCAAAAAGGCGATCCTTGGGCATTACGATATGCACCCGGGCGGCCTGGACATCGGATAACTGCATGATCGTCCGCATTAATTCGCCCTCGAGGGCACGGCGGAAGTTGAGATTCTGCAGAAATTCGGTCATGCCGAGATTGGATTGATCGAAGATCGAATAACCGATATTGCCGGATCGCGGCAGTCCCTGTGAAGCCAGGGAGATTCTTACTTTGTACACATCACCCGATGGGACCGAAACGGTCTTGCCGCCGTCCGCGAGCTGGTATGGAATATTCTGTTCGGTCAGATATTCGGTGATTTCACCTGCTTCGGACGGTTCCAGGCCGGAGTATAGAGTGGCATAGCTGATGCTGCTGACCCATCCGGTCATAACAACAGCGCCAACAATTATTCCGGCGGTGATACCAATAAGCATAATCGCCTGACTGGGCGACATAGCTCGTACAAAATTGGAGATATTCGTAAACAGATGTTTGAAATATTCCATTGCAAATCCTATTTAGTTGTTTTGCCAAATCCTATGGCATCGCCGACAATCCTACATCGGCATTTGCATTATCGTTTTATATGCATCAACCAGTTTATTGCGAATCTCGAGCAGCAGATCCATGGCAATTCCGGCTTCTTCGGCCGCAATCATCACCTGATGCAAGTCGGCGGCATCGCCGCTGGCCAGTAGCTCCTGGGCCTTGGCGGAGTCGAATTGCAGATCATTGACCGAGTTCAGAAAATTATTGAACAGGTCGGTAAAATTGGCCTTATCGGCCCCGTCAAGCTGCTGGCTTTTCTGCAGTTGATTGGCGAGACCGGGAACGACCCGATTGATCTGTCCAACGTTGGCGCTCATAATTTTACATCCACCAGACTTCCTGCCCGGACGGTTTCATTGGCGCCGTTTTTGGCGTAGGTACGCCCGGCTCCGGCATATTTTTCGAAGGCCAGTTCGACCGCTTTCTTTTCCTCGGTCGAGAGCATGTCAACAAAGGTGCCGGGTTTAAGGCGGACGGCCAGTTTCGAGCCGACGCGGTCGGTCCGGTCGGTGATATTGACGCGCTCGCTTTGGTTGACCTGCGGTTTGTTATCGGCATCCGGGCGTTTTTCGACCTGGGGCCGTTCCATCGCCTGGCGATAACTGTCGATTCCAATGGGATTGATTTTCATGTTTTATTTCTCCATATCCTATATATCAAGAGCGTTTTTAGCCATTTCCTTGGCGGCCGAGATGGCCATCGTGTTGGCCTCATAGGCCCGCGTGGCGGCCATCATATCGACCATTTCATTGACTATTTCGATGTCCGGCATCCGGACGAAACCTTCCTCGTTGGCGTCGGGATGGCTGGGATCATATATGAGGCGATAATCTGAAGCCGGATCCTGGATCACTTCGCCGTCAACCCGGGAGACTTCGGTCTCCTTTATCGATGGTTTCAATCTTCCGCCGATATGATTGGCATGGGTCCGGGCCAGTTTGGCCCCGGCATGAACCATATGAGTCTTAAACGGGACATTTTCCGGATTTTCCGATACGACCACTCTCTGACGGCGGTAGGGGCCGCCACTTTTAGTTTCGGTCGTTTCGGCATTGGCGATGTTTTTCGCGACCACATCCATCTTCCGGCGCTGAAGAGTCAGGCCGGTGGCCGAGGTTTCGATGGCTGTAAAGATTCCGGACATAATATTATACCTTTATGCTATTTGCTTTTTATGGCGTTACTCAATCCCGCAAATTTCTTGGCCATAAGTTTGGCTCCGACCGTGAAAGTGATCTGGTTCATGGCCAGATTGGCCACTTCCTTATCGACATCAACGTTATTGACGCCATTGGATTCGGCGCTTTTGTCGACGATTATTTCAGGCTCGGAATCGCGGGTTCTTCCGACCGGTATATGGGCCGGATGGGTTAATTTGGCCTGGATATGATTATCACCACCGATGGCCTTTTTTAATTCGGCGTGAAAATCAATATCCTTGCTCTGGTATTTGGGTGTCGAGACATTGGAAAGATTTCCGGCGATAAGTTTTTGTCTTAAAGAGGATAGATTAAGAAACTGCTTATACAGCGGAATCCCGCTTTTGTCAATCACCGCTTTTTGTATAATATTCGACATAGCATTACCCGCTTTGACGTTAAGCAAGGCCAATGCCAAAAAAGAAATATCACTCTATCTGATTTATTTATAATGACTTACAGTTCGGCCGGGATTCCTGACAGAAGCCCGGCCGGGAAAAAATGTCCCTTGTCTTAGAGAAGACTTTTCCAGAAGTGCATTTATGGATTGTAAAACTCGGAGTTAGGTTCGGCATGTGTCATTTCCATGGTCAGGATGACAATATCGACACGCCGGTTTTGGGCTCTGTTTTCAATTGAGTTATTGGGGCGCATCGGGCGGTATTCGCCGTAACCAAGAGCCGAAATCTCGCTGGGACCGACGACATTATTTTCAATGAAATATCTGACCACCTCGGTGGCGCGGGCCGACGATAATTCCCAGTTCGAGGGATATTTTACGGTATTGATGGGAATATTGTCGGTATGGCCCTCGACCCGGATATGATTATCTATGCCATGCAAATATTGGGATACGGTTTCAAGCACCGATTTTGCCTTTGGTTCGAGTTCGGATAAGCCCTGCTTGAACAGCGCCGATTCGACGATATGTATGACCAGACCGCGCTCGCTCATTTCGGTACTGACCGGCTTGTCCTCGCCCGGTTTGTTGAGATTCTCCTCGATCATCTTGCCGATCGACATCAGATGTCCCACTTCCATCACGCCCTTGCCGTCGGTGAGACCGATATCGGTGCCGCGCTTGATGGCCATGCTGCCACCCTTCAAGGCGCCGGAGAGGGCGCGCGACATTTTGCCGAATTTTTTGGCATCCACCTGGGACATCGAATACATGACAATAAAGAAGGCCAGAAGCAGCGTTATCAGGTCGGCATAGGTCAGAAGCCAGCGCTCCAGGTTTTCATGGTCATCGTTTCTTTTACGTCGAGCCATCATTGCTTACTCGAAATCACGCATGTGTGGAGATATGAACGAAAGTAATTTTGTCTTAACAACCCGGGGATTATCACCCGACTGAATGGATATGACTCCCTCGGTGATTAGATCGAGATTGGCCAGTTCCTCCTCGTGCCGCAGCTTTAGTTTGTCGCTGAGCGGAAGATAACAAAGATTGGCCAGGGCGACTCCCCATAGAGTGGCAATAAAGGCTCCGGCAATGGCGGTGGCCATTCGTTCGGCATCGCTGGTGCTGCCCAGTGTATGAATAAGGCCGAGCACCGTACCGATAATACCCAGCGTCGGCGAGAAACCACCCATTTTTTGAAAAAAGAGTATTCCCTTTTTGTGGCGGTCCTCGATATAGGCGATTTCAGTTTCCAATATGCCCTTCAAAACGGAACCCTCGGTACCGTCTATCAGGAGCTGAACCGCTTTTTTGAAAAAGGGATCACGGATTCTATGCATATCATTTTCGAGCCCAAGGATTCCCTCTTTACGGGCCTTCTCCGACAGCCTGACGATGGTGTCAATCGTCAGCAGTGGGTTAGGGCTCTGGCCGGTAAAGGCCAGGCGAAGATAGGTGGGGACGCTGGTCAGCGTTTTCAGCGAGGTAGTTACGACCGAAGCGCCGAGAGTACCGCCGATAACGATCAGCATTGCCGGCGGCTGGACAATAGCGCTGAGATGCCCGCCTTCCATAATGAATGAAACGAGGATCGCACCGACGCCCAGAATCAATCCGCCAATTGTAGTTATATCCATAAAATACCTATTTTTCAGCCAATACGGGCAGAACCCGGCTGCCCCAAAATATTGACAATCAATAGGAATATCGGCATTTACGCCGGTTTTTGAAGTGATGAAAGCAGGAATTGGTGAAATTTAGCTAAATCGACGGCGAATCAGTCCTCGGTTTCGATATTATATTCAGTCAATTTATTCCTGATGGTTCGAGTGGTTATATTCAAGGTTTCTGCAGCCTTGGTCTTATTGCCGCTGAATTTCTCAAGAGTCTTGAGAATCAGGAATTTCTCGCCTTCGGCCAGTGTCATTCCGACCCCCACGCCGGGGACCTCATCGGCCAGTTTGCCGAGGGCCAGATCGTGCGGGAAGTCATTAGCCGTCAAAATCTTCGAAGATGCCGTCACGACCGCCCGTTCAATATAGTTTTCCAGTTCGCGGACGTTTCCGGGCCAATGGTATTTCATCAGCAGCCGCATGACCGATTCATCGACCCCTTCGACATTTTTCCTATTTTCGACATTGTATTTATCGATAAAATGATTCATCAGGAGTGGAATATCCTCCAGCCTTTCGCGCAACGGCACGATATGAATCGGGATGACATTCAGGCGATAGAACAGGTCATCACGGAATTTCCCTTCTTTGATAAACTCCTTCAGATTGCGGTTGGAAGTGGCAATAATGCGGACATCGACAGAAAAGGGTATTCCGGAACCGATTCTCTCGATCACCTTTTCCTGCAGGACCCGCAACAACTTAGCCTGAAGACCAAGCGGCATTTCGGAGATTTCATCAAGCAGTAAAGTGCCGCCATCGGCCATCTCGAAGCGCCCCTTATGCTGGCGGACGGCCCCGGTAAAGGCGCCCTTTTCGTAACCGAAAAGTTCGGCTTCAACCAGATTCTCCGGCAGGGCGGCGCAGTTGAGCGAGACGAAGGGCTTTTCGCAGCGGTCGGAAGCATAGTGCATGGCGCGGGCGACCAGTTCCTTACCGGTTCCGGATTCACCGGTAATCAGGGCGGTCGAACGGGCGCTGGCGGTGGATTCAATCAGGTCATAAACCAGCTTCATTTTGGCCGATTTGCCGACGATGTTCTGGTAGCGGGCGGCCAGATCCAAGCGCAACTGGGAATTCTCTTTTTTGAGCGTAATTAACTCGACCGCTTTGGCCACGACTAATTCAAGGGCATCCGGGGAGGCCGGTTTAAGCAAATAATCATAGGCCCCCAGTCTCATGGCTTTTACGGCATTTTCGATGGTACCATAGGCGGTAATCATGATGACAATCATTTCGGGATGGAGTTGTCTGGCTTTTTGCAGTAACTGGATGCCATCCATATTTTTCATGCGAATATCGGAAAGCATGAGGTCATACGATTTATTGTTCAAGCGCACCAGCGCATCCTCGGCCGAAAAAACCGATTCGACTTCATAACCGGCCCGTGTCAGGACCTCGACAAAAAAATCATTGGCCAGTTTTTCATCGTCGACTACCAGAATATTAATCTTCATAATTTGTCTCCACGGCTAACCCTTTCGTGCGGGCAGCACAATTGAGAATTTGGTCCCTTTGCCCAACTGTGTTTCGGCGGCGACATCACCGCCGTGAGCCTTGATAATTTTCCAGGCTATGGATAAGCCCAGCCCGATGCCGTTTTCTTTATTGGAATAGAAAGGTGAAAATAATTTTCTGAGATCGCTTTCTTTGATACCGGAGCCGTTGTCTTCGATGATAATTTTGGCCAGGGTTTCAGTTCCCGACAACTGCAGCTTGTCCCCATATTCTCTCTGGGCCTCGGCCAAAGGCAGCGGGTGGGCCGTTACTTTGACGAGACCGTCATCCCCGCAGGCCTCGAGTCCGTTTTTCACAAAATTAAATATGACCTGCCGGAACAACTGGCTGTCCAGATCTACGGAGACCGAGTCCTCCGGCTGCAGGCAGCGGTCAATCCTGTCGGCGGCATCCTGCAAACCATTCATCTCCACGAATTCATCAAGCAAATCGTTCAGATAGCCGTTAAGATCGACATTGCTTTTCTCCAGCTTTTCGCGCCGGGCAAAATCGAGCAGGGTTTGAATGGTATTGTTGATACTGCTGACACCTTCGACAATCTTGTCGGCCATTCTTTTTTTATCGGGATCGCCTTCCAGGTCGCGCGATAGCAGCGAGGCAAAGCCGCCGATTCCGGAGAGAGGGTTGCGGACCTCATGGGCGATCGACGCGGCCATCTCCCCCAGCGACGCCAGGACCTTCATTTGTGATATCTGTTCTTCCATTCTTTTGAGTTTGGATACGTCCTGGAATAATTCGACGGCGCCGATAATCTCGCCGCCACGGTTTTTCAGGAGCGAGGTCGATACCGAAAGGGTCAGGTATGTCTCATGTCTGGTCCTGATTTTTATCTCTTCATTATCCACATTGACGCCGCGCCGCATGGCCTCGAGAGCGGAACAATGCGAATCCTCGACGGTCCGAATGACATCGCCATAATCCAGATCTCCGGAATGAAAGGACGCCTCGCTGACGCCCAGTATTTTACGGGCGGCGGGGTTCATGTGCGATATTTTTCCGGAGGTGTCAAGGGCGATGACTCCCGATGACAGTGAGTTAAGGATGCTGTTGAGAAATTCGGTGACGGCCCGGTTTTCCTTCATCAGGGATTGCAGTGTTTTGTTGACCGCCTGGAGCTCTTCGCTCTGGCGCGTATAGGTTTCCCTGAGCGACAGGTACTGCCGCTGAATTTTATTTATGATTTTGCTGAATGAAGAGTATGAATCGGCGAACCGGCCGATATCATCCTGAATATCAACATCGATTGTTTCTTTTTCATCCATTTCCATAAATCCTGTATATGCCCATGTATATTAAACAGACCGGGGCGCCATTTCAACAAAAAACTGATTACTTTTGCCCCCTTCGGCAGGCTGATTTTGCCTCTTACCCATGCGTTATTTTACCTGTAATATATCAGGAACGACAGCAGGGGGCAAGGTGAAGATATCTGTTATTATAATTAAAGAACGGTCTGAGAATCGTCGATATTTGTCGTTTTCCCATCCGCGATGGGATCATGGGAAATACCGATTTATAAAAGAACCGGGTATGCTTATATTTCCAGATGCCCTGTCCGAATTTCCTCGGTTTGTCTGGACTCGATTATTAATTCATCCAATATTTTGAACAGCTTGTTAATATTGAATGGTTTAATGATGTAATCATTGACCTTCAGGCGGAGGGCCTCGATGGCGGTCTCGGTGCTCGGGAAGGCCGTCATGATGACGACCGGCAGCGACGGCTTGAAATTCCGAATCCTTTTGACAAAGTCGATGCCGTCGATTTCAGGCATCTTCAAATCAACCAGGGCGATGTCGAAATTCCGATTTCTCAGAGTTTCGAGGGCACGTTCCGGGGATTCATGAACGGAAACGAGCCAC from candidate division Zixibacteria bacterium HGW-Zixibacteria-1 encodes:
- a CDS encoding flagellar hook-basal body complex protein FliE, encoding MSANVGQINRVVPGLANQLQKSQQLDGADKANFTDLFNNFLNSVNDLQFDSAKAQELLASGDAADLHQVMIAAEEAGIAMDLLLEIRNKLVDAYKTIMQMPM
- the flgC gene encoding flagellar basal body rod protein FlgC, translated to MSGIFTAIETSATGLTLQRRKMDVVAKNIANAETTETKSGGPYRRQRVVVSENPENVPFKTHMVHAGAKLARTHANHIGGRLKPSIKETEVSRVDGEVIQDPASDYRLIYDPSHPDANEEGFVRMPDIEIVNEMVDMMAATRAYEANTMAISAAKEMAKNALDI
- the flgB gene encoding flagellar basal body rod protein FlgB, whose protein sequence is MSNIIQKAVIDKSGIPLYKQFLNLSSLRQKLIAGNLSNVSTPKYQSKDIDFHAELKKAIGGDNHIQAKLTHPAHIPVGRTRDSEPEIIVDKSAESNGVNNVDVDKEVANLAMNQITFTVGAKLMAKKFAGLSNAIKSK
- a CDS encoding motility protein A encodes the protein MDITTIGGLILGVGAILVSFIMEGGHLSAIVQPPAMLIVIGGTLGASVVTTSLKTLTSVPTYLRLAFTGQSPNPLLTIDTIVRLSEKARKEGILGLENDMHRIRDPFFKKAVQLLIDGTEGSVLKGILETEIAYIEDRHKKGILFFQKMGGFSPTLGIIGTVLGLIHTLGSTSDAERMATAIAGAFIATLWGVALANLCYLPLSDKLKLRHEEELANLDLITEGVISIQSGDNPRVVKTKLLSFISPHMRDFE